The Etheostoma spectabile isolate EspeVRDwgs_2016 unplaced genomic scaffold, UIUC_Espe_1.0 scaffold00018574, whole genome shotgun sequence genome contains a region encoding:
- the LOC116681152 gene encoding LOW QUALITY PROTEIN: uncharacterized protein LOC116681152 (The sequence of the model RefSeq protein was modified relative to this genomic sequence to represent the inferred CDS: inserted 1 base in 1 codon; deleted 1 base in 1 codon): MQANKHFGFGKNALAATFIHPLHFGRPSTHTKTTLKPQQTLAFIIAICLLLSGDIHQGPGPLNCPTDENHVNTTANNRSTIDNLQVLSPCSFYAALQQSHLRPCVPPVSDVVSPESRTDEVDNRLEPLEPGSGASTWDRPRGPAPLQRHPGTSHHIRVVESGPRRHRPQPASRPSIFDSPGDSICPSLFPPGPHPHLLHPRGAHQTRHWQLRHQNMTNTRTVKGLRQNGQHWRHGKRGVDFRFLRTLPKWTSQTEVETIMKCMRTSTCSLDPLPTSLLKSNITAISPLITEILNQSLKSGQVPPALKTAVIRPHLKKLSLDPDILAHYRPISNLPFLSKILEKVVVAQLHNHLHIHKFQSGFRAAHSTETALVRVMNDLHMTADQGSPSLLLLLDLSAAFDTVDHNILLHRLQSVVGLSGTTLSWFQSYLTGRTEHVALGQSQSSPHTVSCGVPQGSVLAPTLFTXLPLGHIIHKHKVSFHCYADDTQLYIKWTPHPLSFAVAFQVCLEEIRAWMSDNFLQLNSSKTEAILIGTPHQTQSSSLSSISIFGHHIALSTSVTNLGVRLDSNLTFDIHIRHLCKVSFLHLKNIAKLRPSLSQPDAEKLIHAFVSSRLDYCNALLVGIPGRSLQKLQHIQNCADRVLTRRRKYDHITPVLKSLHWLPIKQRIQYKICLLTHQCIHGTAPTYLSELLT; encoded by the exons ATGCAAGCAAACAAGCATTTTGGATTTGGAAAAAACGCCCTGGCTGCCACGTTCATTCATCCGCTCCATTTCGGCCGTCCCTCAACACATACCAAAACCACGCTTAAACCACAACAAACCCTCGCATTTATCATCGCAATCTGCCTCCTGCTATCCGGGGACATCCACCAAGGTCCAGGCCCGCTGAACTGCCCAACAGATGAGAACCATGTCAACACCACCGCTAACAACAGGAGCACCATCGACAACTTACAGGTACTCTCACCTTGTTCATTTTACGCAGCATTACAACAATCTCACCTCCGTCCTTGTGTCCCTCCTGTGAGCGACGTGGTGTCACCGGAGTCCAGGACAGACGAGGTGGACAACAGGTTGGAGCCATTGGAGCCCGGGAGTGGCGCCTCTACCTGGGACAGACCGCGTGGGCCAGCCCCGCTGCAACGACATCCCGGGACATCTCACCACATCCGCGTAGTGGAAAGCGGGCCCCGCCGCCATCGACCCCAACCCGCAAGCAGACCGTCCATTTTCGACAGTCCCGGAGACTCCATCTGCCCGTCTCTGTTTCCACCTGGACCTCACCCTCACCTGTTGCATCCCCGCGGCGCTCACCAAACACGTCATTGGCAACTACGTCATCAGAACATGACCAACACAAGGACCGTTAAAGGCCTGCGTCAGAACGGGCAACACTGGAGACATGGAAAACGCGGAGTGGACTTCCGCTTTCTCCGCACTCTTCCCAAAT GGACTTCACAGACAGAAGTGGAGACGATCATGAAGTGTATGAGAACCTCCACATGCTCATTGGACCCTCTCCCCACATCATTATTAAAATCCAATATTACAGCCATCAGTCCACTGATCACAGAAATCCTCAATCAGTCGCTCAAATCCGGTCAGGTTCCTCCAGCTCTCAAAACTGCAGTCATCCGCCCCCATCTGAAAAAGCTGTCACTCGACCCTGACATCCTGGCCCACTACAGACCCATTTCAAACCTGCCGTTTTTGTCTAAAATCCTGGAAAAAGTTGTTGTAGCCCAACTCCACAATCACCTTCATATCCATAAATTTCAGTCCGGTTTTCGAGCAGCACACAGCACTGAGACAGCCCTGGTACGCGTCATGAATGACCTACATATGACTGCTGACCAAGGCTcaccatctctcctcctcctactggacTTGTCGGCCGCTTTTGACACCGTGGATCACAACATCTTGCTCCACCGTCTCCAGTCTGTGGTAGGACTTTCTGGGACTACACTAAGTTGGTTCCAGTCTTACCTCACAGGCAGGACGGAGCATGTGGCTCTAGGACAGTCCCAATCATCACCCCACACAGTCAGCTGTGGAGTGCCACAAGGATCCGTCCTCGCTCCAACCCTTTTCA ATCTACCCCTCGGCCACATCATCCATAAACACAAAGTTTCATTCCACTGTTACGCAGACGATACTCAACTATACATAAAATGGACTCCACACCCCCTCAGCTTTGCCGTC GCATTTCAGGTTTGCCTGGAGGAGATAAGGGCATGGATGTCTGACAACTTCCTTCAATTAAATAGCAGCAAAACCGAAGCCATCCTGATCGGTACCCCACACCAAACCCAGTCCTCCTCCCTCAGCAGTATATCCATTTTTGGTCATCACATCGCCCTGTCTACCTCTGTTACAAACCTTGGAGTCAGACTAGACTCAAATCTTACATTTGACATCCACATCCGCCACCTTTGTAAGGTCTCCTTCCTTCACCTCAAAAACATTGCCAAACTCCGTCCCTCCCTCTCCCAACCAGATGCTGAGAAGTTGATCCAtgcctttgtctcctccaggttggactactgtaatgccctcCTTGTCGGGATCCCTGGCAGGAGCCTGCAAAAGCTCCAGCATATTCAAAATTGCGCTGACCGGGTCCTGACGAGGAGGCGCAAATATGATCACATCACCCCGGTCCTgaaatccctccactggctgcccattaaacaaagaattcaatacaaaatctgtctacttacccaccagtgcattcatggaactgcccctacctacctcagtgaactcctcacc